One Aethina tumida isolate Nest 87 chromosome 5, icAetTumi1.1, whole genome shotgun sequence genomic window carries:
- the LOC109595489 gene encoding uncharacterized protein LOC109595489, protein MWYEIIPAYAIITAAIAAPHGIAYLLNYLVAGNMYRRSLETKPLCMQYLRDIRIGRDAYRVRGLESIPNEDGTFDEGYEEVDEYDYTVHTEGKEQETTQETKAESEQKAGQTLKKCPEKKKA, encoded by the coding sequence ATGTGGTACGAAATTATCCCAGCTTATGCTATTATAACCGCAGCTATAGCCGCCCCCCACGGTATAGCATATTTACTAAACTATTTGGTGGCCGGCAACATGTACAGACGCAGTCTTGAGACCAAACCGCTGTGCATGCAATATTTGAGAGACATCAGGATAGGACGTGATGCCTACAGAGTTAGGGGACTTGAGTCCATACCTAACGAAGATGGAACCTTCGATGAGGGTTACGAGGAAGTAGATGAGTACGATTACACCGTTCATACAGAAGGAAAGGAACAGGAGACCACACAAGAAACTAAAGCAGAATCAGAACAAAAAGCTGGACAGACTTTGAAgaagtgtccggaaaagaagAAAGCttaa
- the LOC109606199 gene encoding sperm mitochondrial-associated cysteine-rich protein isoform X1, with translation MSQIHLIYDHFLDIVQCSEQKLCCPDKPPEIVPMDKCTAARNRRPEPPEEPRFPPRPKPPSCANCEPVCFPDRPICCVEKLDYCNERSSCLPCVPLPPQPPKPPTCQKKQPKCDDGKAKKKGWW, from the exons ATGAGCCAAATCCACCTGATCTACGACCACTTCCTCGACATCGTCCAGTGCAGCGAGCAAAAACTGTGCTGCCCGGACAAGCCGCCAGAAATAGTGCCGATGGACAAGTGCACGGCGGCCAGGAACCGCCGCCCGGAACCGCCGGAGGAGCCAAGGTTTCCACCGCGTCCAAAACCACCGAGCTGTGCTAACTGTGAACCCGTGTGCTTCCCCGACAGGCCGATATGCTGCGTCGAAAAGTTGGACTATTGCAACGAGAGGAGTTCCTGTCTGCCCTGCGTGCCTTTGCCGCCCCAGCCGCCTAAACCGCCTACTTGCCAGAAGAAGCAGCCCAAGTGTGATGATGGAAAAGCTAAGAAGAAAGGCTGGTG GTAA
- the LOC109606199 gene encoding small proline-rich protein 2B isoform X2: MSQIHLIYDHFLDIVQCSEQKLCCPDKPPEIVPMDKCTAARNRRPEPPEEPRPICCVEKLDYCNERSSCLPCVPLPPQPPKPPTCQKKQPKCDDGKAKKKGWW, translated from the exons ATGAGCCAAATCCACCTGATCTACGACCACTTCCTCGACATCGTCCAGTGCAGCGAGCAAAAACTGTGCTGCCCGGACAAGCCGCCAGAAATAGTGCCGATGGACAAGTGCACGGCGGCCAGGAACCGCCGCCCGGAACCGCCGGAGGAGCCAAG GCCGATATGCTGCGTCGAAAAGTTGGACTATTGCAACGAGAGGAGTTCCTGTCTGCCCTGCGTGCCTTTGCCGCCCCAGCCGCCTAAACCGCCTACTTGCCAGAAGAAGCAGCCCAAGTGTGATGATGGAAAAGCTAAGAAGAAAGGCTGGTG GTAA